Proteins encoded within one genomic window of Acidithiobacillus sp. AMEEHan:
- a CDS encoding lipoprotein-releasing ABC transporter permease subunit has product MSLFELWVGLRYTRAKRRNHFISFITGTAILGMVIGVAALITVMAVMNGFDHTLRSRILAVTSDVIVQGNGVPVLDWRESEKNLSQVEGVTGVAPYVQAQAMLSHDGLVSGALVEGIDPRLEGRVNRLAQDMKAGSLDALQKHPWGIVLGSALARQLGATIGSKVTLISPKGGVTPLGVTPTLRQFTVVGLFSVGIYAYDSGMAYISLPDAQALYNLGSGVTGLRLQLQNPFAAPAFAARLQKILGPAFYVQDWTQTHENFFKALAMEKLVMFVILSLIIAVAAFNIVATLVMVVTDKEPDIAILRTLGARPRSIMLIFMVQGVIIGLFGTALGVLGGVLLALNIPTIVPYIEQLFHVQFLSPEVYSISQLPSRLEPADVVHVAIAALLMSWLATLYPSWRASRVDPAEALRYE; this is encoded by the coding sequence ATGAGCCTTTTCGAACTATGGGTGGGCCTACGGTACACCCGCGCCAAGCGGCGCAATCATTTCATTTCCTTCATTACCGGCACGGCTATCCTGGGTATGGTGATCGGGGTGGCCGCCCTGATCACCGTCATGGCGGTGATGAATGGCTTCGACCACACCCTGCGCAGCCGCATCCTCGCCGTTACCTCTGACGTCATCGTGCAGGGTAACGGGGTGCCGGTACTCGACTGGCGCGAGTCGGAAAAAAATCTCTCGCAGGTTGAGGGGGTGACCGGTGTAGCGCCCTACGTCCAAGCCCAGGCCATGCTTTCCCATGACGGGCTGGTGAGTGGGGCCTTGGTGGAGGGTATCGATCCGCGGCTGGAAGGACGGGTGAACCGCCTGGCGCAAGACATGAAAGCAGGTAGCCTCGATGCCCTGCAGAAACATCCCTGGGGGATCGTCCTGGGCAGTGCCCTGGCGCGCCAACTGGGCGCGACCATCGGCAGCAAAGTGACGCTGATTTCGCCCAAGGGGGGCGTTACGCCCCTGGGGGTGACGCCCACCTTGCGCCAGTTTACCGTCGTCGGGCTCTTCTCCGTGGGCATCTACGCCTATGACAGCGGCATGGCTTATATCAGCCTCCCCGACGCCCAGGCACTCTACAACCTGGGTTCCGGAGTGACCGGCCTGCGCCTGCAACTGCAGAATCCCTTTGCCGCGCCCGCCTTTGCCGCCCGCCTGCAAAAGATCCTCGGGCCCGCTTTTTACGTGCAGGACTGGACGCAAACCCACGAAAACTTTTTCAAGGCCCTGGCCATGGAAAAGCTGGTGATGTTCGTTATCCTTTCCCTGATCATTGCCGTGGCAGCCTTCAACATCGTTGCCACCCTGGTGATGGTGGTGACCGACAAGGAGCCGGATATCGCCATTCTGCGCACCTTGGGCGCGCGGCCCCGCAGCATCATGTTGATCTTCATGGTGCAAGGGGTGATCATCGGCCTCTTCGGTACTGCCTTGGGTGTGCTCGGTGGCGTGTTGCTGGCGCTGAATATCCCGACCATCGTGCCTTACATCGAGCAGCTCTTTCACGTGCAGTTTCTCTCGCCGGAGGTCTACTCCATCAGTCAGTTGCCGTCCCGTCTGGAGCCGGCAGACGTGGTGCATGTGGCCATTGCCGCGCTGCTGATGAGCTGGCTGGCGACCCTGTATCCGTCCTGGCGCGCCTCCCGCGTCGATCCGGCAGAGGCGTTGCGCTATGAGTGA
- a CDS encoding ABC transporter ATP-binding protein, which produces MSDLVLQVEHLRHGYSFGAGRLEVLRDVNLELRRGERLGIVGASGQGKSTLMHLMGGLERPSDGTVRVLGQDLYRLGEAERSRLRNHSIGFVYQLHRLLPEFTALENVLLPLLIRREKRAVSEPWAKELLDRVGLGQRYQHKPGMLSGGERQRVALARALVTRPALLLADEPTGNLDRNAAEAVHALMFDLNAELGTAMVVVTHEPALAERMARVLHLRDGTLQDSAAL; this is translated from the coding sequence ATGAGTGATCTCGTCCTGCAGGTGGAACATCTGCGTCATGGCTACAGCTTTGGCGCAGGACGTCTGGAAGTGTTGCGCGATGTCAATCTGGAGCTGCGCCGCGGCGAGCGCCTGGGGATCGTGGGCGCTTCGGGGCAGGGCAAAAGCACGCTGATGCACTTGATGGGCGGCCTGGAACGTCCGAGTGATGGTACCGTGCGGGTACTGGGGCAGGATCTCTACCGCCTGGGGGAGGCCGAGCGCAGTCGCCTGCGCAACCACAGCATCGGTTTCGTCTATCAGCTGCATCGCCTGTTGCCGGAATTTACTGCCCTGGAGAATGTATTACTGCCCTTGCTCATCCGCCGGGAGAAGCGGGCCGTGAGCGAGCCCTGGGCCAAAGAATTGCTCGACCGGGTGGGCTTGGGGCAACGCTATCAGCACAAGCCGGGGATGCTCTCCGGTGGTGAACGCCAACGCGTGGCCCTGGCGCGTGCCTTGGTTACCCGCCCGGCCTTGCTCCTTGCCGATGAACCCACGGGAAATCTCGACCGGAACGCTGCCGAGGCGGTGCATGCCCTGATGTTCGACCTCAATGCCGAGCTGGGAACGGCCATGGTGGTCGTGACCCATGAACCCGCCCTGGCGGAACGCATGGCGCGGGTGCTGCATTTGCGCGACGGCACTCTACAGGACAGCGCTGCTCTCTAG
- a CDS encoding DUF2062 domain-containing protein: MRLPAFLRLPSREEILRKRPLGRFTHYLTHSAYWQLKRSNLARAGALGTFIGTLPYFGHELTILILCLVLHRWRRIDVNVPLAMLLPFIVTGPLTIVEVFYASYQLGYWLLQQVHLAPAITIHYADIQRLVHGNMGLLSMGDRLWHAYWVTWIGSIPFGATLAAIVYFGILLGWRGWVNWRLFRRRQNRN, encoded by the coding sequence TTGCGCCTGCCCGCATTTCTTCGCCTCCCGAGCCGTGAGGAAATCCTCCGTAAACGCCCTCTGGGACGTTTCACGCACTATCTGACCCACAGCGCTTACTGGCAACTGAAGCGCAGCAATCTGGCCCGGGCAGGCGCTTTGGGCACCTTTATCGGCACCCTCCCCTATTTTGGGCACGAACTCACGATTCTCATTCTGTGTCTGGTCCTGCACCGCTGGCGGCGTATCGACGTCAATGTGCCCCTGGCGATGCTGCTGCCCTTCATCGTCACCGGCCCGCTCACCATTGTCGAAGTATTCTACGCCTCCTACCAGCTCGGCTACTGGCTTCTGCAGCAGGTGCACCTAGCCCCGGCCATCACCATCCATTATGCCGACATCCAGCGCCTAGTGCATGGCAACATGGGATTACTGTCCATGGGAGATCGCCTGTGGCACGCCTACTGGGTCACCTGGATCGGTAGCATCCCCTTCGGTGCCACTCTCGCCGCCATCGTCTACTTCGGCATACTGCTCGGCTGGCGCGGATGGGTCAACTGGCGCCTGTTTCGTCGCCGGCAAAACCGCAACTAG
- a CDS encoding ComEC/Rec2 family competence protein, with the protein MRAGAKGILSGQRGISLASLARWSKSWPGLLAVSLALLAGVILFQVFTALPSQLPAALALLVSLLLAWRWHQALLPAATALAFLIAGLQVRHLLERVLPAGQSMTITGRIADIPQEQRGQWRLHLTPERAEPAALMARLPPLVELHGALPEIPVTGQRWQLEIRTESLQTLRHSAFIDLPRQRFWQGLLGAGRIVSATPLPASSWHPLDRLAQWRSRVVQASNAALPRIWAGYVQALTVGIGNQLPPAVWQIYRDTGTAHLLVISGSHVAVITGFFLWFWRSLWRRVPVLVRRWPAQQAALLAAIPAAWTYAYLAGMQSPGERAAWMITAASVAALLGRRHAAWSGLAFSAAMMALLDPGQVIDLGYWLSILAVAVLISLGMEEGQWRQALAAQWRVSILLLPLLAFLFGSIALISPLANLLVIPPIELLAVPLALLGAALSLVDWELGYRLLFRLVAVEMQAVTALLDWLRHWPWALLTVTPERLGAALASAILFALLLLPRYWPGRNLAYLGFIPLLAPGTGGDGGFRLDELAIGKGMAVFWQDGRHTGLYTANLWHRPDQRALQGEIAAHLQKAGSSRLDVWVLGDLSLPQPVPTAQKTLVPPGNRLPELGRPARVCDGIAVPGGKTLHLAKLQPCALRLDAGKVLILGDMDEPTLNAFLRPADRGAPQVIFAPYTWDVWQRHALLQAFPYASIRYVGEGGSPWRWGGGRLQLLAGSGKRPYWDLP; encoded by the coding sequence ATGCGGGCAGGCGCAAAGGGAATCCTGTCGGGACAAAGAGGCATTAGTCTAGCGAGTCTCGCGCGCTGGTCCAAATCCTGGCCCGGGCTGCTTGCAGTATCGTTGGCGCTGCTGGCTGGCGTAATACTCTTTCAGGTCTTTACCGCTTTACCCAGCCAGCTGCCAGCCGCTCTGGCGTTGCTGGTCTCTCTCCTCCTGGCCTGGCGCTGGCACCAGGCGCTTCTGCCCGCGGCCACCGCTTTGGCCTTTCTGATCGCTGGTCTACAGGTGCGGCATTTGCTCGAAAGAGTCCTTCCCGCCGGACAATCGATGACTATCACTGGGCGAATTGCGGATATCCCGCAGGAGCAGCGCGGTCAGTGGCGTCTGCACCTGACGCCAGAACGTGCTGAGCCCGCCGCGCTGATGGCGCGTTTGCCTCCTCTCGTCGAGCTGCATGGAGCCCTACCGGAGATCCCGGTCACTGGCCAGCGCTGGCAACTGGAAATCCGCACAGAGTCCCTGCAGACTCTGCGCCACAGCGCCTTTATCGATCTGCCGCGGCAGCGCTTCTGGCAAGGCCTGCTGGGTGCTGGGCGGATCGTCTCCGCCACGCCTCTGCCCGCCTCTTCCTGGCATCCACTGGATAGGCTCGCACAATGGCGCAGCCGCGTGGTACAGGCCAGCAACGCCGCCCTGCCGCGAATTTGGGCGGGCTACGTGCAGGCTCTGACGGTGGGCATCGGTAATCAACTGCCGCCGGCAGTCTGGCAGATCTACCGTGACACGGGGACCGCTCACCTATTGGTGATTTCCGGTTCCCATGTGGCAGTCATCACCGGCTTCTTCCTCTGGTTCTGGCGCTCCCTCTGGCGCCGTGTTCCGGTACTCGTACGGCGCTGGCCGGCGCAGCAGGCAGCACTTTTGGCCGCCATTCCGGCAGCCTGGACCTATGCCTATCTGGCGGGCATGCAAAGTCCGGGGGAGCGCGCTGCCTGGATGATTACCGCCGCCAGCGTGGCGGCCTTGCTCGGCCGCCGCCACGCGGCGTGGTCCGGCCTGGCCTTCAGTGCGGCGATGATGGCCCTGCTCGATCCGGGGCAGGTCATCGATCTCGGCTACTGGCTGTCGATCTTGGCGGTGGCGGTACTGATCAGTCTCGGTATGGAGGAGGGCCAGTGGCGCCAGGCCCTGGCGGCACAGTGGCGGGTGTCGATCCTGTTGCTGCCGCTGCTTGCCTTTCTCTTTGGCAGCATCGCGCTCATCTCGCCGCTGGCCAATCTGCTGGTGATACCGCCGATCGAACTGCTTGCGGTGCCTTTGGCCTTGCTCGGCGCAGCCCTCTCGCTGGTGGACTGGGAACTGGGCTACCGGCTGCTCTTTCGTCTCGTGGCCGTGGAAATGCAGGCCGTAACGGCCTTGCTCGACTGGCTGCGCCATTGGCCCTGGGCCCTGCTGACGGTGACCCCGGAGCGCCTCGGGGCGGCACTCGCCAGCGCCATACTTTTTGCCTTGCTCCTCTTGCCGCGCTATTGGCCAGGACGGAATCTGGCCTATCTCGGCTTCATACCCTTGCTGGCGCCGGGTACGGGTGGCGACGGCGGTTTCCGCCTGGACGAGCTGGCGATTGGCAAGGGAATGGCGGTTTTTTGGCAGGATGGCCGTCATACCGGGCTCTACACCGCCAACCTCTGGCATCGCCCGGACCAACGCGCCCTCCAAGGCGAAATCGCGGCGCATCTGCAGAAGGCCGGCAGTTCGCGCCTGGACGTTTGGGTCTTGGGTGATCTTTCCCTGCCGCAACCGGTGCCGACAGCGCAGAAGACCCTTGTGCCGCCGGGGAATCGCCTGCCGGAATTGGGCCGGCCGGCAAGGGTTTGCGACGGCATTGCCGTGCCCGGCGGGAAAACCTTGCATTTGGCCAAGTTGCAGCCCTGCGCCCTGCGCCTAGATGCGGGCAAGGTCTTGATCCTCGGTGATATGGATGAGCCTACCCTGAACGCCTTCCTGCGTCCTGCGGATCGTGGTGCGCCACAGGTCATTTTTGCCCCTTACACCTGGGACGTTTGGCAGCGCCACGCCCTGCTCCAGGCCTTTCCCTACGCCAGCATCCGCTACGTTGGCGAGGGCGGCAGTCCCTGGCGCTGGGGCGGCGGTCGACTGCAACTGCTGGCTGGCAGCGGCAAGCGGCCTTACTGGGACTTGCCCTGA
- a CDS encoding mechanosensitive ion channel family protein, with product MSSLLTLAVSVAWALVGLGVLLLLYWLLGRVQHWLQRRLERWLLHRRGALAQYLAQLQYLINGFLRLLFLALDLVLAAFYLTFVLRQFDFSHALGVHFTHWLKLWSGHIAYQVLIAIPNLLVAMLIFVTARGLVHANSTLLQRVERRQLRLPWISSDLAAPTRQISALLIWLFALALAYPYLPGSSSATFQGVSVLAGLMISLGGQSVVGQALAGFSLLYSHAVRPGEYVVIGSTRGTVIKIGMFATRIRTGTGEEVSIPNSVVFSQPIRNFSREGAGAQHVLQVSVSIGYGTPWRQVHALLLTAAQRCPGFLNEPAPYVLQQALSDFYVEYTLVAGFDITVLGSHALTLSALHGEVLDIFNENGVQIMSPHYVDDAASPQQVAPNDPWGPAQPQAPLSAALSLSPSARSDARGIS from the coding sequence ATGTCTTCCTTGCTGACACTTGCCGTTTCCGTGGCTTGGGCTCTCGTCGGTCTGGGCGTCCTGTTACTGCTCTACTGGCTTTTGGGGCGGGTGCAGCATTGGTTGCAGCGGCGTTTGGAACGGTGGTTGTTGCATCGGCGCGGTGCCCTGGCCCAGTATCTGGCGCAGCTCCAGTACTTGATCAATGGCTTTCTGCGTTTGCTATTCCTGGCCTTGGATCTGGTCCTCGCTGCATTCTACCTGACCTTTGTATTGCGCCAGTTCGACTTCAGCCATGCGCTGGGGGTGCATTTTACCCACTGGCTCAAGCTTTGGTCGGGGCACATCGCCTACCAGGTGCTGATTGCCATCCCCAATCTTTTGGTCGCCATGCTGATTTTTGTGACTGCGCGTGGGCTCGTCCATGCCAACTCCACCTTGCTCCAGCGGGTAGAGAGGCGGCAGCTACGCTTGCCCTGGATTTCTTCCGATTTAGCGGCACCGACGCGGCAAATCAGTGCGTTGCTCATCTGGCTTTTTGCCCTTGCCCTCGCCTACCCCTATCTGCCTGGCTCCAGCAGCGCCACCTTTCAAGGCGTTTCGGTCTTGGCGGGCCTGATGATTTCTCTTGGTGGGCAGAGTGTGGTGGGTCAGGCCCTGGCAGGGTTCTCCTTGCTCTATTCCCACGCCGTGCGCCCGGGAGAATATGTGGTCATCGGGTCGACCCGAGGCACTGTGATAAAGATTGGCATGTTTGCCACGCGCATTCGCACGGGCACCGGCGAGGAGGTGAGCATTCCCAATTCCGTGGTGTTTAGTCAGCCCATCCGGAATTTCTCCCGTGAGGGAGCGGGTGCCCAGCACGTGCTGCAAGTTTCCGTTTCCATTGGGTATGGGACTCCCTGGCGGCAGGTCCATGCCCTGTTACTCACGGCAGCACAGCGTTGCCCCGGCTTCTTGAACGAGCCCGCGCCCTACGTTCTGCAACAGGCCCTGAGTGATTTTTACGTGGAGTACACCTTGGTTGCAGGGTTCGATATTACGGTACTGGGTAGTCATGCCCTCACCCTCTCGGCCTTGCATGGTGAGGTGCTCGACATCTTCAACGAAAATGGGGTTCAGATCATGTCTCCTCACTATGTGGATGATGCCGCCAGCCCCCAGCAAGTGGCGCCCAATGATCCCTGGGGTCCGGCGCAGCCGCAAGCCCCGTTGTCCGCCGCGCTCAGCCTTTCCCCTAGCGCCAGGAGCGATGCTCGCGGCATCTCGTAG
- a CDS encoding MotA/TolQ/ExbB proton channel family protein, giving the protein MQDLLELFRLGGFVLPLLLLAAIIALAIIGNRFWVLRRARIVPAGLVERIAELVDVGKVPQAVKQLYESDTPLARILLVALQHAGKPRELIKEAVEDAGRHEMAHLDRYLNFLGSIAGVAPLLGLLGTVFGIMHAFAAIGAVGMGDPKALAGGIAEALITTAAGLIVAIPSLLFYRYFRGRVEVLVLATEKDVLKLVNLLAGGKS; this is encoded by the coding sequence GTGCAGGATTTGCTGGAACTGTTTCGTCTGGGGGGCTTTGTCTTGCCCCTTCTCTTGCTGGCGGCGATCATCGCCTTGGCTATCATCGGTAACCGCTTCTGGGTGCTTCGTCGGGCCCGTATCGTGCCCGCGGGCTTGGTCGAACGCATTGCCGAGTTGGTCGACGTTGGTAAGGTACCCCAGGCCGTCAAGCAGCTCTATGAGAGCGATACGCCGTTGGCACGTATTCTGTTGGTGGCTCTGCAGCATGCGGGAAAACCGCGGGAACTTATTAAGGAAGCGGTGGAGGATGCCGGGCGCCATGAAATGGCGCATCTGGACCGCTACCTGAATTTTCTCGGCAGTATCGCTGGGGTGGCACCGCTGCTCGGGCTGCTCGGTACGGTCTTTGGCATCATGCATGCCTTTGCTGCGATTGGCGCGGTGGGTATGGGCGATCCCAAGGCTCTGGCCGGTGGCATTGCCGAAGCCTTGATCACCACTGCGGCGGGCCTGATCGTCGCCATCCCCAGCCTCCTCTTTTATCGCTATTTCCGCGGACGGGTGGAGGTTCTGGTGTTGGCTACCGAGAAGGACGTCCTGAAACTGGTAAACTTGCTGGCAGGCGGAAAATCATGA
- a CDS encoding biopolymer transporter ExbD — MNFHSRGGRNEEPEINVISMVDIVLVLLLFFMVTTSFVQRSHISMQLPKAQQAAKGEPKTPITIDLSATGQVAIDGHGLPMSDLLARLKALAAEDPERVIVLRADKNATQQYVIDVLDAAQAAGLTRISFATLSQAGR, encoded by the coding sequence ATGAATTTTCACTCGCGGGGTGGAAGGAATGAGGAGCCGGAGATCAACGTGATCTCCATGGTCGACATCGTCCTGGTGCTGTTGCTCTTTTTTATGGTCACGACGAGCTTCGTCCAGCGCAGTCACATCTCGATGCAGTTGCCCAAGGCGCAGCAAGCCGCCAAGGGCGAACCGAAAACCCCCATCACCATTGATCTGAGTGCGACGGGGCAAGTGGCCATCGACGGCCATGGCCTGCCCATGAGTGATCTGCTGGCCCGCCTCAAGGCTCTGGCTGCCGAGGATCCGGAGCGCGTCATCGTCTTGCGTGCCGACAAGAACGCCACCCAGCAGTATGTGATCGACGTTCTCGACGCGGCCCAGGCAGCGGGTTTGACGCGCATCAGTTTCGCCACCCTGAGTCAGGCGGGACGCTGA
- a CDS encoding lysophospholipid acyltransferase family protein, with protein MRLKGRWQSRVAALAALVLKGVTQSLRWQEEGADRVRVLHESGQPIILAFWHGRLALIPAAYQRIGGQRVKILISEHRDGELIAQVMAHWGYEAVRGSSRRGALKGAKGLLRAAREGYDLAITPDGPRGPREQLQAGVLELARWTGLPIVPITFSARWGRRFASWDHFLFPLPGSRAVVLWGEPIYIAADTSPAEMLALQRSLEDEMRAQRQRADRMMGRVEEGWQG; from the coding sequence GTGCGCCTGAAAGGGCGCTGGCAGTCCCGCGTCGCCGCGCTGGCTGCCCTGGTGCTGAAGGGAGTTACGCAAAGTCTGCGCTGGCAGGAAGAGGGCGCCGACCGCGTGCGCGTCTTGCACGAATCTGGACAGCCCATCATTTTGGCTTTCTGGCATGGGCGTCTCGCCCTGATTCCGGCGGCCTACCAGCGGATAGGCGGGCAACGGGTGAAGATTCTGATCAGCGAACATCGCGATGGCGAACTGATCGCCCAGGTGATGGCGCACTGGGGCTATGAGGCAGTACGCGGTTCCAGCCGGCGCGGCGCCTTGAAGGGGGCAAAGGGCCTGCTGCGCGCGGCGCGGGAGGGCTACGATCTGGCGATCACCCCGGATGGCCCACGCGGGCCCCGTGAGCAATTGCAGGCGGGGGTGCTGGAACTGGCGCGTTGGACCGGGCTACCGATTGTTCCGATCACCTTTTCCGCGCGCTGGGGACGTCGCTTTGCGAGTTGGGACCACTTTCTCTTTCCCCTGCCCGGCAGTCGCGCCGTGGTGCTTTGGGGGGAGCCGATCTACATTGCTGCCGACACCTCCCCGGCCGAGATGCTCGCTCTGCAGAGGAGCCTGGAGGACGAGATGCGGGCCCAGCGGCAGCGGGCGGACCGCATGATGGGGCGAGTCGAAGAAGGGTGGCAGGGATGA
- the lpxK gene encoding tetraacyldisaccharide 4'-kinase, giving the protein MLTWRQELERQWYAGGVVADLLRPLGAIYCALAARRRARARRLPGALPSIVVGNLNVGGSAKTPVTMALLRYLQSHSWHPAAISRGYGAHPAQEPYVVLADDSPACAGDEPLLLRTVAPVYLSRARHAGIAAAAAAGHDIVVLDDGFQHLVLQPSLSLVLLQGERPLGNGRCLPGGPLREGKTALRDADALLCDDAAAGSAELVGVELPSFRFEQQVTRLSRLPDSTQEVPLQALCNRHVHAVTGIARPERFQHTLESLGARVTLHAFPDHHVFCQQDLAGIPAPLVITRKDAVKCAQLAGLPETWVLEIGIHWEPSFGHWLDQRLATLRSPQ; this is encoded by the coding sequence TTGCTGACCTGGCGTCAGGAGCTGGAGCGGCAGTGGTACGCCGGTGGTGTCGTTGCCGATCTCCTGCGCCCCTTGGGTGCCATCTATTGTGCCTTGGCAGCGCGGCGACGAGCACGGGCGAGGCGTCTACCCGGAGCCTTGCCGAGCATCGTCGTCGGCAATCTCAACGTTGGGGGTAGTGCGAAAACCCCTGTAACGATGGCCTTGCTCCGTTACTTGCAAAGCCACTCCTGGCATCCAGCCGCTATTAGCCGTGGCTATGGCGCGCACCCAGCGCAGGAGCCTTATGTCGTGCTCGCGGACGATTCTCCCGCGTGTGCAGGTGATGAGCCACTGCTGCTGCGGACTGTGGCGCCGGTTTATCTGAGTCGCGCGCGCCATGCTGGGATTGCGGCCGCCGCCGCCGCGGGACATGACATCGTTGTCCTCGATGATGGCTTCCAACATTTGGTGCTGCAGCCCAGTCTCTCCCTGGTCCTGCTGCAGGGGGAAAGACCCCTGGGTAATGGTCGTTGCCTGCCGGGCGGTCCCCTGCGCGAAGGGAAAACGGCCCTACGCGATGCCGACGCTCTCCTCTGCGACGATGCCGCTGCTGGCAGTGCAGAGCTCGTGGGTGTCGAACTGCCCAGTTTTCGCTTCGAGCAGCAGGTTACGCGCCTGTCGCGATTGCCCGATTCCACGCAGGAAGTACCACTGCAGGCGTTGTGCAATCGCCATGTCCATGCCGTGACGGGCATTGCCCGGCCAGAGCGTTTCCAGCATACCTTGGAGTCCTTGGGGGCGCGAGTAACCCTGCATGCCTTCCCCGACCATCATGTCTTTTGCCAGCAGGATCTGGCAGGTATACCCGCTCCCCTCGTCATCACCCGTAAGGATGCCGTAAAATGTGCGCAATTGGCTGGTCTACCGGAAACTTGGGTGCTGGAGATCGGCATCCACTGGGAGCCATCTTTCGGCCACTGGCTCGATCAGCGGCTGGCTACCTTGAGGAGTCCACAGTGA
- a CDS encoding Trm112 family protein: protein MKIDRRLLDLLACPACKGSLQPCAEQRALCCQHCKLRFPVRDGIPVLLLEDAEPLDGESQ, encoded by the coding sequence GTGAAAATCGATCGCCGTTTACTCGACCTACTCGCCTGTCCGGCCTGTAAAGGATCCCTCCAGCCTTGCGCAGAGCAGCGCGCCCTTTGCTGTCAGCACTGCAAATTGCGCTTTCCTGTCCGCGATGGCATACCGGTCCTCCTGCTGGAAGATGCGGAACCGTTGGATGGCGAAAGCCAGTGA
- the kdsB gene encoding 3-deoxy-manno-octulosonate cytidylyltransferase, whose protein sequence is MSFTVLIPARMASSRLPGKMLLPIAELPMIERVRRRALASGAERVVVAADDEQILAAVRSYGGEAVQTDARHRCGSERLAEAAEILGLPAEEIIVNLQGDEPQMPASLMHAVASALEGDAGLAVATAAVPLTHWEDLVDPHAVKVVLNAAKDALYFSRAPIPWDRDRYPLTEGAELPAGQHWRHLGLYAYRAGFLQEYARWPRAALEELESLEQLRILERGYRIRVCCSDVVPPIGVDTPADLARVRAAFSTQEDCSA, encoded by the coding sequence GTGAGCTTTACCGTTCTCATCCCGGCGCGTATGGCGTCTTCCCGCCTTCCGGGAAAAATGCTACTGCCCATTGCCGAACTGCCAATGATCGAGAGGGTGCGTCGTCGTGCGCTGGCCAGTGGCGCGGAGCGCGTGGTCGTCGCGGCAGACGACGAGCAGATTCTGGCTGCAGTGCGCTCATATGGCGGTGAGGCGGTACAGACCGACGCGCGTCACCGTTGCGGTAGTGAGCGTCTGGCCGAGGCGGCCGAGATTCTTGGGCTGCCGGCCGAGGAGATCATCGTCAATCTGCAAGGCGATGAGCCGCAGATGCCGGCGAGCCTGATGCATGCCGTGGCTTCAGCTCTGGAGGGAGATGCTGGCCTTGCGGTGGCAACGGCGGCAGTGCCCTTGACCCACTGGGAAGATCTGGTCGATCCCCATGCCGTCAAGGTGGTGCTGAACGCCGCAAAGGATGCCTTGTATTTTTCCCGGGCACCCATTCCCTGGGATCGTGATCGCTACCCGTTGACAGAAGGTGCCGAACTGCCAGCTGGTCAGCACTGGCGACATCTTGGCCTCTATGCCTATCGAGCAGGGTTTCTACAGGAATATGCCCGCTGGCCGCGCGCGGCCCTGGAAGAGCTGGAGTCGCTGGAACAACTCCGAATACTCGAACGCGGTTACCGAATTCGGGTATGCTGTAGCGACGTCGTTCCGCCGATTGGGGTCGATACCCCTGCGGACCTGGCCCGGGTGCGGGCCGCATTTTCCACCCAGGAGGATTGTTCTGCATGA
- the ppa gene encoding inorganic diphosphatase, whose amino-acid sequence MKLKEIPAGKAVPDDINVVIEIPQGSSIKYEVDKASEAVFVDRFLFTAMHYPLNYGFIPNTLSDDGDPTDVLVVAPQPVAPGTVLRARPVGVLTMEDEKGLDMKVIAVPHAKIAPGYEAIQDVKDLPQSLLDQVRHFFEHYKDLEPGKWVKLKDWSGAEAARDIIKKDVARFPG is encoded by the coding sequence ATGAAATTGAAAGAGATCCCTGCCGGTAAGGCAGTCCCCGATGATATCAACGTCGTGATTGAGATTCCGCAAGGCTCCAGCATCAAGTACGAGGTCGACAAGGCGTCGGAAGCCGTTTTTGTCGATCGTTTTCTCTTTACCGCCATGCACTATCCGCTGAACTATGGCTTCATCCCCAATACCCTGTCGGATGATGGTGACCCCACTGATGTGTTGGTCGTTGCGCCGCAGCCGGTGGCGCCCGGCACGGTCCTGCGTGCCCGTCCGGTAGGCGTGTTGACGATGGAAGATGAGAAGGGTCTGGACATGAAGGTGATTGCCGTGCCCCATGCCAAGATTGCACCGGGTTACGAGGCGATCCAGGACGTCAAGGATCTACCGCAGTCCCTGCTCGATCAGGTGCGGCACTTCTTTGAGCATTACAAGGATCTCGAACCTGGCAAATGGGTAAAACTCAAGGATTGGTCCGGTGCTGAAGCCGCCCGTGACATCATCAAAAAGGACGTTGCCCGCTTCCCGGGCTAA